From the Drechmeria coniospora strain ARSEF 6962 chromosome 02, whole genome shotgun sequence genome, the window CCGCCATGCAGGTGGCGAGCCGTGACAgcaggctgccgtcgtcaaACGCGGCCGTGCCCGACGCAGTGTTCGTGATGTTGATGGCCAGCTTCAGAGTCGCCACCGCCGTGTCCCCTCGCTCGTCAGGCCAACGCCTGAGCGCCTTCGGCAGCATGCTGGCCACGCTCGCAGGGAgttcggcggcgccgggccCTTGATGGCTGCCTCCGGGTGTGATGCCGGCGCTCGACAGCACTTGGAGGGCCGTGATGACGAgagcctcgtcgacacccgcttcgccctcggccgccgcgcattcggccgccgtccggaTGAGGTCCCGCTCGAGGTCCCCGACGACCGTCTCCAGCAGCTGACCGTCGGAGCATCGGGCGACGGTTTCCAGCAGTCGCAAGGCGACGGTCCGAGGCGAAAGCCGATCCGGCGGCGACCCATGCCAGATCGGCATGCGTGTCAGGCTGACCTTGACGCCGTGGACCGAGGCTCTGGCCGCTCGCGCCAGGTTCGTCTGCCTCTGCGACGCGATGACGTCCATGTCCTCGGTCGTTCGTAGCAGCCGGCCCAGCAGCCGGCCTAAGCCTTGGTTGCAGAGTTGACGCAGCAGATGCGGCGCCGGACCAAACTCCAGAAAGACGATGAGCGCGGCCGTCAGGGCAAAGCCGCTCACCACGTCATCTTCCTTGCCGATGCCCTTGGCGACCTTGTCGCGGGACCCGTGGTCGCGAAACTGCCCCGCGAAGCTGTCCCTCTGCAATCGACTCGCCAGCTCGCAGAGCGCGTTTCTCCGCATCGTCAGAgagccgccgtcgggagCACCGATCCtgccgagcaggtcgtcgAGTTCGTCGGAAAATCTGTTGTTCGCGCCCGCGCGCCGCAGCTCGTGTATGCTCTTGATGGCAGGCTGCgtgtcgtcatcgtcctggtcctcctcgacgacgagagccgGCGTGCTGGGACTCGACAGACCCGGGGCCGAGGACATGGtctcctcttcgtcggcctcgagcgaggGCGGTTCCCTCTCTCCAGCCTGGCGCGATTCGCTCAAGTTGCTTCTGCTCTTGTTGTAGGTGAACTTGACTCGGCTTCTCGAAGGCGTCGCCCCCCGCCTGTCGACTCCACGGAGACGGAGGTCctgggccgaggcggagcgggacggcagcgacgacacGGTCGAGTCGTCGGTCCGCTGCGACgccccctcgtcggccggcatTGACGCCGGCTCCGGACTCCTGGTCCGCTGGGCGGCCAGAGCATCAATCAAGCGACGGCGCCTGGGCGTTGACGGCATAGGTTTGGCCGCCGCACCCTCGCCGGGTGCATGGCGTCGGGGTGGCTGGATCTCGCTCGACTCTGCATCTGATGCATCGTCCACGTCCATTATTGGTCGTCTTGGCGGCCGTGGATGGTTGCTGGTGCCGTTCAAAGTCTTGCCGTCGCCCGTGGCCAGCGTCCCCGTGGCTCTCTCGCCTTTTGGATTGGACTTGGCCGCTAGGGCTTGGCTTGGGACCGTGTTGGCACCAAAAGCTGTCGAATGATCTCTCTTGCGAGCCACGAGGTCGTGCtgctccgccgccggcccggaCCTGACCCTAGGCTTGCCGGCGGCTGCCTGCACCTGCGGCGCTCGGGTGTTGGGGGCGGCATTTTTTTCGAGAGGCGAGCGAtgggcgtcgtggccgccctGCGGTTTCTCGGCTATCTCGGTGCCTGATGCAGCCTTGtctctcgtcggcgtcgaacTCAGCGATGGCTTCTTGCACGAGGATGAGCCGTACGTCATCAGCTTCTTCGGCTTCATCGTTTGCGGTGTCGATGACGAAGGCATGATCGCTCGCGATGATGTTTCAAAATGCACCTCGTGACATGGACAAGTCGGTGCTTACCAGCAGCCGATGCAGCTTCTCTGTTCTCGCAACCGTTCGGCATGCGCGTGTCATGAACGCGGAGGCGGTTGGCAGGTGCGTGCATCAAACGACTTAGTCAGCGCAACTATACTTGCTTGGTACTTTGACAATTGGACCGAGAGATGCTGCGGCATTCGGACCCACTTTAAGAACGAAGTCCGCTTTGCAGAGTCAGCATCACGGCAGATGCAGTCCGTAGGGATgattacttgcagtagtgtacggagtacgcaagtaggtgtacgaaGCATTACTACTATTTTGTTCTTGTATGTACGGCGTATGGAGTACGTACGTTGCGTTGTAATTATTATGAGAAAAATACTACAAGATAGCAGGTACGTCATGTCTTGCGCAGGAGAGCCAAAGCATTTTTATTCCTAGgtcatgtacttacggagtccGGAGTAATACTCTATCCGCTGTCCTCTCAAGACAATACAACACCAGTAATTATCACCTGTATGCTTACTTTGGCCTAACAGGCACGAACGAGCTCTCTGTCTAGGAACGCACCGCACTTCGCTAGGCACGCTTGTGCGGTAGTCGACAGTGCTGCAGCGCGTTGTTGCATTTCGTCGCCCGTTACTACGCAAAGAGTACCACTTGCCAGATGCAGACAGGAAGATCTCGCGCGGGTCG encodes:
- a CDS encoding Wings apart-like protein codes for the protein MPPPTPERRRCRQPPASLGSAFGANTVPSQALAAKSNPKGERATGTLATGDGKTLNGTSNHPRPPRRPIMDVDDASDAESSEIQPPRRHAPGEGAAAKPMPSTPRRRRLIDALAAQRTRSPEPASMPADEGASQRTDDSTVSSLPSRSASAQDLRLRGVDRRGATPSRSRVKFTYNKSRSNLSESRQAGEREPPSLEADEEETMSSAPGLSSPSTPALVVEEDQDDDDTQPAIKSIHELRRAGANNRFSDELDDLLGRIGAPDGGSLTMRRNALCELASRLQRDSFAGQFRDHGSRDKVAKGIGKEDDVVSGFALTAALIVFLEFGPAPHLLRQLCNQGLGRLLGRLLRTTEDMDVIASQRQTNLARAARASVHGVKVSLTRMPIWHGSPPDRLSPRTVALRLLETVARCSDGQLLETVVGDLERDLIRTAAECAAAEGEAGVDEALVITALQVLSSAGITPGGSHQGPGAAELPASVASMLPKALRRWPDERGDTAVATLKLAINITNTASGTAAFDDGSLLSRLATCMAESFGKAQEAIDNGRLEDDMYDGLLLLLGLVINIVEHCPAARLSMGNEPLGALVSLWQGNQLAASEADSVEMSKFSVATGYLAVLLGYLCLARTGRQLVEGTDAGMRGLITSIRDFAVMHETVDSKTHELELLVNELRQQMHSGR